DNA sequence from the Podospora pseudocomata strain CBS 415.72m chromosome 2 map unlocalized CBS415.72m_2.2, whole genome shotgun sequence genome:
GGTAACAATTTAGACCAGATTTGAAAGCTAGTGTTACAGTTTTGTGTGTTTGGGCTGTGTCCTGGTCCCTTGTGTTCATGGGACTGTTGCGTCTTCGGAACCAAGCTGAGCTCAGGCAGCAAATGACCCTCGAATTCCCAAGTTCAAATGCCGTCTTTCCCAGGACAAGAAAATTTGTCTTTCTCCTCGGACTATTCAACCTTCCAAGAATCAAGGCATCTACGGATGTGTCCAATATGTATGTGCCTGTGTGTGCGGTCCTGTGGACGACTTGCCCAAAGTCATAGTGGGGCTCAGCCAATCAAATCCCAGCATTCCACTTACACAATTCGCCCGTCTGTTGTACAAGCGGTAGACAGTAGCTCGCTTGGATTTTAAACGCTGGCCAACTCTGCGGCCTGGTCTTCCATCCCGAGTGAGGTTGCGTTTTCCCGGCTTTCATGTCCCCTGGGCGCGTGGAACGGGCGGACTCAAGGTCGAGGAAGGTGGCCCATTACCTTGAGTTCGGTCGAGATGTCAGTGTGGAAGGTGTAAACGGTTGGCCATCGGGTTGCAGGAGAGCCAAGCTTCTCTCCCGCGGCTAGGGACTTGCGGGGAGGTCATCACCAATTGAATGCTCTTGGAATCATTCCCCATCGGAAGATTCCGCTGGTTGGATTTTGTGGTCCTCTGCAGGTTGTTGAAacgaaacaaaagaaacatgCAGAGCAACTGCATCGTGAGTTGTTCGGATTTTCCTATCTCACGCTGGAATGAATCCCTCAAGGAGGCATGATTGGCATCCAGAAATCTAAAAGAACGCCGGATACTGAAGCTTCCAGAGCACTCCTTCCATCGACAAGGAAGGAGACTGTTGGCAGCGCATAAATAGGCGCGGACGCGCAGAAAGAGATCTGGTGAAGCAGATTTGCCCAGAAATTTACCCGCGATTTTGGTCGTTaaaggagggggaaggtAATCTGGATAGGCGACCTTCCGTATGCAACATTGACGGCGAGGGAAGAAGGCTGTTGGACAGCAGGGTCGACCGAAGAGAGCTAAATCGATGAAAGGGTGCACCGGCGGCTaaaagcttggtgttgacagGGGAAGACACGGAAGGTATTTTGGGTAAAAATAGCTGTGCCGCGGTGTAAGCCAGCCAATGAGGTGAGTAATAATGAGGGCTAATAAAAGTGATTGGCATGCAATAGCGGGCAAATTTTCCCAATATTGcctttggggggtggaagatCATTAGCTGTACGCCTCACACCCTTCTAGAATTTCGAGATTTGTCCCAAGGTTTGGGAGATCATCGTTGAAGTTGTTAGAGTCGTCGCTGGTCTTGTGGGTAAAGGGAATTAGTGGATAGTAGATTCCGATGAGCCGGATGATCAACGATGGAATGCCCAAGAAAGGGACTGTCTCCATGTTATTAaacggtggtgggatgaggtCTGCCATGGACATCAATTTACACGCTTCACACACCCCTCATTGCGAAGGGTGTTTGAATAAACTCTGGTGGAAGCGCACGGTCCCAGCGCTTACAAGACGGGCGACCAGAGTCTGACAGACAGGGGttatccaacccctccaatgTCGATGTCGATCTCCATCAACCATTCAGAAGACAGCATCCCACCTCTGAGCATgtcttgtcgtcgtcgtaaCTGGGTCTTCGGCGGCTGCTCATCGGGACCAGCGAGTACGTGCGTCTTCGGCCATGGCACCGGGGGCACACGTCTGTCTCTTCCCGCCTCCCGCCTTGCCAAATGTGGGAAGGACGGGTGCTACCTCCAGCATATCGCGGCGGTTGGCCGGCCTTTGTGCGCGCCTGTTGTTTCTTGTGGCTTTTGTATATAGCCCATCTTGTTTCCCCAACGATGGCGTTCGTGATCTGCTCTACACCACATCCCCTTGCATGAAACATCTGGTCTAGTTCAGACCTTGTTTTCCTTTTCAGTATTCCATATCTTTCTTTGGTCTCTCTGCTTGGGTTTCTCTTTTGGgtttcctttctttctttgtgaTACCCATCGATGACCAGACTCGGCTTATTCAATAGTCGATCTACCTTACCATACAACTCTACCAACCGAGCTCACCTTctactcccaccaccagcacacaAACCACCATGCGCTGCCCACTCCTCCTAGTCCCTGCGCTCAGCGCTTCTACCTGGGCAGCTCCCGCTTTCCCCAAATTCACCGCCGCTCTTGCTCCCAATGTCCAGGCCATCTCAGATTACTTCAACATCCTGGCGACCAAGGTCCAAGAAAACCGGGCAGCAGGGCCGGCACCTATCTGCGACCTTTCAAAGCTTTCTCTTCCAATCGGTAAGAGCATCACGCACTCGGCAGTTATGTGAGACATACTAACCCAACAACAGAGGCTGAACCCCTTGGTCAACCAACACCTGGTCTCTACCTCAAGCATGTCGCGATTGGCCGCGGAACACAAAACTACACATGCGATCTCAGCAACTCCACTGCCGTGCCACAAGCATTCGGCGCCCTTGCCACCCTTTACAACGCCTCATGTGTCACATCAGCCTTTCCTGACGTGAGCGCCATGCTTACCCGCGCGTCACTGCACTTTGATATTGCCGACAATGACGCTCTTCAAAGACTCGCCCCCGCGGATCTCCCCGTAAGCGGCATCCACTACTTTACCGACGGCACCACCCCTTTCTTCGGCCTTGATACCCCCCAATGGCACCTGGGCGAGGGCACCTTCGGCAAGAACGCCAGCACTGCCGCGCCGCTGACTGccgccaagggcaagaagggaGAGGCTGCTGTTCCATGGCTCAGACTGGCAGCCAAGGGTACCAACACTGGTGGTCTTCAAGAGGTCTATCGTCTTGAGACTGTCGGTGGCAGCGCTCCTGCAACTTGCAAGGGGATGCCAGCGTCGTTTGAGATTCAATATTCCACACAGTGAGTAGCCCTCAAGGTTCTCAAGAAACACTAAATCAGTAAAACTAACTTTGAAATAGATACTGGTTCTACGCCTCTTCATAAACAGAAGCCAACCAGAGGGAATGATATGATGAAGATTGTACTTATATCGGAGGACCTTTTGTTCCATTGCACAtaccttttctttttgttttttttcttcttcattttTGGGCGTTCACGGCGCCCGGTTAGCCAATATTTTTGGGCCTTTAGGGATCTTCAAGGCATATTATCGCTCGTTCTGGCCTTACAtaaaggggaaagggaagggagtTGCTTGCCAGGAGCAAACTAAATTACAGAAGTTTGGTTGGAGGATATAACAGCTACTTATTTGCTTGACAAGGGCAGTAAGGAGACAGGAATACTAGTAAATAGTTTAATACCCCCACTGGCTGAAAGCCGTTCACATCATCGGCTATGCTTCTTTGTCGCTGACTGTGACATTCATGCTGTGTGGTTCTGAGAATGATAGATGTACTGGTACAAATCATCCTCGAAGAATATTGACAAGCATGGACAATAGCTAACCAGCCGGAGGACTACATTGCCGTGATACCGTGAAACGGCACACTACCTTTCTGCTTTAAGGCTAAGGGTTATATCATGACTAAACCTGGTTTAGCTCACAGAAGGCGGACAGACAGACGCGTGCATAATGCACTGTCGATCAGGGAACAAGGTGTTCCTGGTCGGTTGACTGGCGGGGGGTGTATATGAGATGGAGATATGGGTTTCAAGAGGAGCGAATGGATATGGGTTCGGGGTGTAAAGTTGGTGCGAGTGTGAGTGAGAAGAGTCAGGTACGTGATGACTAGGTGTGTatgagctggtggtgagtgagAGGTTGATTCAGACGCTATGAGTGATCAAGCAGGTGATTGATTTACTAGAGACTTTGAACGCCAAACAAGAAAGAGACATATCAAAGGGTGCCAACTATTTATCTGATGGAGCCAGCCTAAGAAGTATTGACCCTATACATTTTGAAAGAAATTTGATTGATTACCGGTGGTGTAATGAGGTTGAAAGAAGCACGACCCAAGTCACGTGAGTGTTCCTGTAAGCTGAGCCTGCAAACCCTTTCTGCTCCAGATGCCTGACGCTCATTGGCCAGTCTGGAAAAACTGGGCTTTTGACCCTGAGGCCTACAACAGACCAACATGGTGCCTGCCTATTGCTTTGATGAAGGCTACTAAAAAAAAGGGATGACAAAGGCTTATCGACGATAAGCAGGAAAGATAGCCCCAAGGACTGATCATCTGGTCTGCAACCGATATCGTTCAATCAGGTCGCTCCTGCCTATGAACTGTGAATcgggtttttcttttctagAATGATAAGACGGCAAACAAACCCTCTGCTTGCCAACCTTCTCGACCGAGTATCTCAACCACAGCAACTCTTTTCACCAATCCGAGTTTTTGATAACAGTAACAGACTGCTATCATTGCATTCTTCTCAAGAACTCCGACTTAACTCAAAGCCATATTTCATTGGCAATTTCCATCAGAGTCGAGGTTTGAGCAAATCGGCTCGAGAAAGGCCCGATCGCAAATCGACTTCTCAGAAAGGTTCACTATCTGGCAAAGGGGAATCGCTGTTGTCTTCATCACCCACATCACAACTATTAACAAGACCACTGTCTTTGTTGTCATCACAGAATTGTAAGTCACACCACGCCAGCACTCACTTCATTCATTGCTGACCGGATCAGGGTACACCGAACCACCAGCTCCGGCTACAGAGAGCAATCACCCAACTGTTGACACCTCCAAATCTGGATCAGCTACTATGGATCAAAATCCAGGCTATCAAGGGTTCAGCAAAGGTTGGTCCAATGGCCTGAACCCATCTGCACCTTCCTTCGACCTCAACTCTGCCGAAGGTCAGGCTTATCAACAGCCACCAGCCCAATCTGATTCCGTTCCCAGATATCGCCACCCCAACGCTCAGTCCAGTCCTGATTCTAGCCCCATAAATAGCCAGCGCTCTcacaacaaaaagaagaacaagcgTAACCGCAAAGGCCAAAGCGAAGGCGGCGGCACCGGAGGCGAGTACCTCAACCCCCGTCAAAGACGAAAAGCTGCCCGAGGAGCAGACCCAAACCAGCCCCCagtcggcggtggtggtggtcccAACCAACTCCCAAACAGCAaccttccccccaaaccccctcccggCCTCTCCCGAGACATGGACAGAGCTCCCCTACCGGCGCAATCAACCCTTCCCGACCTCCTACCTTTTGCCCCATCCGCAGAGTCAGGCGGCGTTCCCGTTCCTACGGAAGCCTACCTCGCCCGCGCCAACATACCCCctgccccttccccctctccgcaCTCATTACTCCTCGTCATCGACCTCAACGGCACCCTCCTTCATCGGCCCCACTCTAGGAGATCAGACCACTACATTCGCCGTCCTCATGCGGAGAAATTCGTGACGTACTGTATCGACACATTTTCCGTCGTCATCTGGTCTTCTGCCCGACCAGAAAACGTGGAAAAGATGTGCAGGGATTTACTGACGGACGACCAAAAGCAGAGGGTTCTGGCCATGTGGGGAAGGGATAAATTCGGGTTGACGGCTAAGGACTACAACAGAAAGGTACAGGTGTATAAACGGCTGGAGACGGTGTGGGGGGATCAGCATATCAACCCCTCTGGAATGTGGCACCAGGGGAACACGGTGCTGATTGATGATTCGAAGGAAAAGGCGAGGAGCGAGCCGCACAATGCGGTGACATTGCCGGAATTTACGGGGAATaaggaggggagatgggAGGGGCAGGTGTTGCCGGCTGTGCATAATTACTTGaacgagctggccaagacgGAGGATGTGAGCAGGCTTATGAGGGTTCATCCGTTTAGGATGCCTATGAAtagggaggagaagcctATGAATGGGGAGGACGAAATTTAGGAGATGGGGGCTTGGGTGGatgtgggggaaggggtttggaggggggtgtatAGGTGGAACGGGAGACCtgggaagaggacgacgggGCAGAAAGAGCAGAGCTACATGAAGGTGGCGAAGTGGAGCAAGAGGCTGGACAAGGCCACGCCGTAGGGGAGGTACGTGACAGTCTGCATACCGGAGGTGAGGAACCATCATCAGCTGCCTTGCAAGGTCCTCAATGGGGATGGTACACCTCggaaggttgaggagggggaagttgGCGAGTTGGATGAGCTTGTGCAGAGCCTGTACCTCATCTTGCCGCGGCGGAGAGGACAGAAGCCGTTTAATCACTGTATGAATAACAAGAACGTGACGGTGCCGTAGACAGCGGGTAGGGGAAGAGAGGGCAATAGAAATAAAAATAGCGGTTGTAGTGTAAATCAACAAGCGTATATTCATACGGCATGCCCTGGAGAAAGATAACTGGTGCTGCGAGTCTGTAAAACTTGTAGTTGTGGTTAACTTGCAGAAGAACGTAGTCCTCGAAAAGTAGTTGATAGGCCTCAAAGATAGCCGGGATGCATGACTCGCTTTTGCAGTGCCAGTTATGTTGTCTGCAGCGTGATATAGGGAGAGGAATAGAGAAAGATCATGATAAAAGAGGTAGTGTGATAACCAAGTGTTTaaaaggagagggggaatgGTTGGAGGGAGTGTATTACCTAAATTGTACATTCATTACAGTCACATACCATACCAAGAATGCTTCCAACATCTCTATCAAATCCCTGGCATGCTAAAAAGCATCGCAGGCACTGCCGAGTCACCACGGTATCTCAATATTTCTGagtgtttttttgtttttcttgaCTAATTTGCTACTTTACGACAAAACAAACTGGAATCAAAGAACTTTATTCTGGACGCAGTAGCAAGTGTCTAGCTTAGTCGACGCTCATCAGCGACCTGACTATTGGCGATATCAAATCACACATGAACCAAATGGGCTCAGAACCCGTCCCGTAATTCCCCGTCCAACCCATTCATCAGTCATGTCCCATAGTCTAGCACACCACCTCTGCCGGCCCGAAATGCGCTTGAAATTTTTGGTTGTTTATTTGAAGACCTTGCCAGAGGCGTGGGGGTACTCCTTGCCGTTCTCGACAATGGGCTTCTCCCAGGTCCACTGAGCATCCACGTACTCGCGGTCCTCGGGCTTGGAGGGGTCGAGCTTGGTGAACTCGTAGCTCTCATAATCGGGAGCGACGTCAAAGACGGGGACGTAGTCGTCACCGCGGATGACGAAAGCACCCTCGATGATGGAgtcgttgttggtgccgTAGACGGAGGCGCAGCCGAAGAGGTACTTGCGGGAAGCCTCGAGGCGGGTGTTAAGGCCAccgatgaggttgttggacATGAAAGTCAGGGTAAGCTCATCGTTGTACTTGTAACGGCACTTCCAGATGGAGTACTCGTTGAAGGGAACGTTCTCCCAGAACCACTTGAGGGCCTCGGGGGTGTCAACGTTAGAGTACTGACGCTTCCACTCATCAAGAGGGAAGGTGGCCTTTGGAAGGGCCTCAAGGGGAtgtttgggcttgggggccTCAGCGGGCTCCtcggcagcaggagcagcggGCTTGGGGGCAGCCTTGGGGGCAGCGGGCTTGGGagcctcggccttcttgggAGCGACGTTGGTCAACTTGGGGGCATCAAGAAGAGCGAACTCGGGGGCAACAGCCGAGTAGATAGGCTGGTTGTAGACAGTAGAGTACCAACGGGTGACGTTGGGGTACTTTTGCTGGAACTCCTTGCCGAAGAAGTACTCGAAACCGCGGGCGATCAAGCCAGTGGCGAAGAGATCGGCGAGGGTGATGCGCTCACCGACAAGGTAagtgttgttggcgaggtgaGCATCGACTACGGCGATGACGGCGAGAgtctccttctcagcctcgtcaACAGCCTTCTTGTTGTAGGTGGTCTTgccgaggagagggcggaaCCAGTTGCCGAGCTTGGGGAGGACCTcgctgttgaagaaggacatCCACTTGAGGATGGAAGCATAGCTGCAAACATGACATGTTAGCAATCTGGTTTGCGGTGTATTCCGAGTCTGGGTTTTGACTTACTCCTGCTTGGTCTTGCCGAGGAGAGTGGTCTTCTCGTTCTGGGAGGCGACTGTATCATCTGTTAGCTACAGGTATCCAGACCCATATTGCAAAAGCAGACAAAGAagtgaaaaaagaaagcaatCAGAAGTTAGAAACCAGTTCAACACGGTTATTCAGATAGGGATAACTGTTAAAGAATGTCTAGGTCATCAGGTTGTAGAGGGCAGGAGAGGCTACACCGGACAGGATGTCGCCAAAGGGAGCTGGGAATGGAAAGCGGGGCAATATCGCCATCGAAGCCTGAATACCACGTACCATAGATGGCGATGGCAATGCACTCGGTGAGGGTGAAGCCGTCAGCGCCAACGAAGGCGGGGACCTTCTTGAGGGGGTTGGCCTTGGTGAACTCCTCGGTAGGCTGGGCGAGGTCAGTCTCAACCTCCTGGAGATCGAGGCCGTTGGCCTTCGCGACGGCGCGGATGGCCGTGGAGCGGGGGTTGCCCTGAGTCACCCCATCATGTTAGTTATTGAGCAGCCTTCACAGAAAAGGACATCTCTAGCGGGAGATGGGCTCACCGGGTATGTGAAGAGCTTTCCGAATGCCATCTTTGCTGCGGTGCTCGCTGTCTGGCTGGATGTGAAGGTTCGGAAAGGGGAattgggttggaggggagtCAAGGCGACAATGTGCGAAGGGTAATAAAATTTATCTGGCGGGGTAGATTGTTCTGGTGGGGTGTGTCCCTGCTGCTTTGCTAAGCCATTTCTGGCAGGCAGTGAATACATGCGGGCGTGTGTGCGGGACACTGGGTGCTCAGGCCACGCTGCCCAACCCGCGAGGCTGAGAGGTCGATGCCCGCCGCTTTGTGACGGGCATGTAAAGAGGTGGCCCGAGCTCCCGGCTCAATCACCAACGACTGGAAAAATTCCTGCGGTTGTTCCGTGGCGAGCTCCCGGCAGGCCGACACCCTCCGATGGGAGATAGCACCACGCGATAATGGCCTCAataccaacaacaagacgagggctcgccgccgccatgcGGGGAGCCGTGAGACCTCGGTCTCTCGAGCAACAATTTCAGGCACTGCGACTAAACGCCAAGGGTTCTAGGTGCCTGTCCACCCAGTCCTTCCAGGCCGCTCCCGAGATTGATTCCGTGAAGCTCGAGGGCACGATTCGAGCCAGACACGCCCGCGCGGTACCAGTATCACCATCCTACTTCTCGCGCACATCGCGGTTCAACGACAGCTATCTCGCCCTCGACAAGCTGCTCAGGATCTACGGAAATCTCCCCACCATTCCCGCCAACGCCGTCGAGCGCGTGTCTTGGAAGACCCTGGACGATTTCAGACATGCCGTCGGTGAACAGGTCAAGGCAACCGACTATGTAAAGTGCCTCGCCATCGTGAAGCGGTTACATCAGATTCACCCGAAAATCAAGCCTGCCCCGGTTATTCAGGCGTTGAACGACTTCAAGCGGAGTGTCCAGGCCTTCAGCAACGAAACTGTCAAGAAAACGCTTGATAAGTACGGGCGGTCTTTGGGCAGCGGCAGGAGGAAATCGTCTTCGGCCCGGGCTTGGCTTGTGGAGGGCAATGGGGAGGTTCTGGTCAATGGCAAGACCCTCGCGGATTATTTCGGACGGGTTCATGATCGCGAGAGTGCCGTCTGGGCGCTCCATGCCACTGGTCGCATGGACAAATACAATGTTTGGGCACGCGTGGAAGGAGGCGGTACCACAGGGCAGGCGGAGGCCCTTACGTTGGCCATTTCAAGAGCTCTCATGGTTCATGAGCCTGCTCTGAAACCTGCATTGAGAAGAGGCAAGTGCTGGCATGGGTGGCTTCACACTGGTTCCGGTTTTATAGGATATATGCTGACTGGTGTTTGCTGTAGCTGGTTGTGTCACACGCGATCCAAGAAGGgtggagagaaagaagcatgGCCGCGTGAAGGCGAGAAAGAGACCTGCGTGGGTCAAGAGATAGAGCGGTTTAGTGGAAGCATTGAGCTGTCTTGGGTTTCGCATAACGGATCGAACCTGGGCAGGGTGCTGCCCCAGTTTTTCTCTATATGTAAGCCTGACTTTGTCACAACCAAACTACCAACCATAGATGCGACTCAAGGGTTTGTTCGCACGGGCACTCCCATAACTGTACAATACAAAGCCATCGGGGCCCTCCGGTTTACAGAACACAACGTGCCCAGTCAGTcaaggagggaaggagaaggcatCTATAACGAGCCATACTATGCCTGAGAGGTCTCGGCAGGTCAGCCAACACGGCACGCCGCCGAACATGAGGCGACGAGGAGAGCCAGCGAGAACTCGGTTTGCCAACCGGAGGTGCTGCTCGGGTGGAAGGAAATGGGACAGAAACGTGGCAAGTCCTCGGTCCGCATGGCTTCTGCTCCTGCTCATAACCCAGTCTCCGGCTTGACGATTGGCTCTCGGTCAAACCATGTCGGCGACTTGTTGATTTTGGGAGACGGGATATATGAGCCGCACGAACGTGTTTCCAATTGTCCACGGCCTTGGCTAGGTATAGGACCACGATCCCCCTGACTGTCAAAACTAGACCATGCAGCGACCCACCAAAGTGCGACGATGCGAACGGCCAGCCCGCGGGTAGAGAGAAAACAACATATGAAcggcttggtgttgatgtgttCTATATTACGTTGCTCGGCGGTCACCAGAGTTGGTGACTGTTTGCCCTCCGGCAACGGCTTGCTTTCCACTGATCCGCGGTTTCATTCCGCCGTTGAGGAAGAACAGGTGGGCTGCCGCCTCGCACAGACATTGTGGCTTGACTAGTTGTCACACAAGGCTTCGAGAAGGGGGTTCCCGAGGTGTATAATGGGATGTTCGTAGTGTTGGGATGTTCCATGTGAGCTGATGCAAATCACATGGCTTACGACTCACCTCAGATTCCAACCTCGATATTCTGTTGTCATCTTTAAAACACACTCAAACACAAAAGCCCAATGAGGAAGTCGCATGCTCAACAAGGTAAACCGTTACACCATGTTGAGGGTCCGGAGTTAGTCCAGTGCGATGACAGCTGAAAGGCCAGAATTGCCTAGTTGATCCAGAGCTAGGTAGAGGCTAGTGTAGATGACGCCGAGTGCCGGATATGTTTAGAACGGATCATCTACAAAGGATCTAATGCCAGTACGACGTTTGTGATTCAGACTCACCAACAGCATCAATTTTAGGTGATCTACAAAAACATTCAGCTTCCTATTGTTGGAGATCGGCGACCACTTGAATCCAAACCTGGTGATGTCGCAGTCCCGCAATGTTTCCAAAGTCGTgaagcatcatgagctgAATCGAAGACGCCCCCATCGCATGTCAACTCCGAAATCCGCCTGCCTTCAAACCGAGTCAACAACGGACGAGTGGATGCCCCTCGTCGGCTCACGCTCTCGAAGCGGATGATGGAAGTGAGGCATATCCGCgccagaaaaaaaacaaaggtTCGCAGCTGGTTCATCATGCAATGCATCTCTGTCGAACGTCGT
Encoded proteins:
- the TEF4_2 gene encoding elongation factor EF-1 gamma subunit (EggNog:ENOG503NUBV; COG:J); translated protein: MYSLPARNGLAKQQGHTPPEQSTPPDKFYYPSHIVALTPLQPNSPFRTFTSSQTASTAAKMAFGKLFTYPGNPRSTAIRAVAKANGLDLQEVETDLAQPTEEFTKANPLKKVPAFVGADGFTLTECIAIAIYVASQNEKTTLLGKTKQDYASILKWMSFFNSEVLPKLGNWFRPLLGKTTYNKKAVDEAEKETLAVIAVVDAHLANNTYLVGERITLADLFATGLIARGFEYFFGKEFQQKYPNVTRWYSTVYNQPIYSAVAPEFALLDAPKLTNVAPKKAEAPKPAAPKAAPKPAAPAAEEPAEAPKPKHPLEALPKATFPLDEWKRQYSNVDTPEALKWFWENVPFNEYSIWKCRYKYNDELTLTFMSNNLIGGLNTRLEASRKYLFGCASVYGTNNDSIIEGAFVIRGDDYVPVFDVAPDYESYEFTKLDPSKPEDREYVDAQWTWEKPIVENGKEYPHASGKVFK
- the MRPS9 gene encoding 37S ribosomal protein S9, mitochondrial (BUSCO:EOG09263K05; EggNog:ENOG503NYDK; COG:J); this translates as MASIPTTRRGLAAAMRGAVRPRSLEQQFQALRLNAKGSRCLSTQSFQAAPEIDSVKLEGTIRARHARAVPVSPSYFSRTSRFNDSYLALDKLLRIYGNLPTIPANAVERVSWKTLDDFRHAVGEQVKATDYVKCLAIVKRLHQIHPKIKPAPVIQALNDFKRSVQAFSNETVKKTLDKYGRSLGSGRRKSSSARAWLVEGNGEVLVNGKTLADYFGRVHDRESAVWALHATGRMDKYNVWARVEGGGTTGQAEALTLAISRALMVHEPALKPALRRGNWLCHTRSKKGGEKEAWPREGEKETCVGQEIERFSGSIELSWVSHNGSNLGRVLPQFFSICKPDFVTTKLPTIDATQGFVRTGTPITVQYKAIGALRFTEHNVPSQSRREGEGIYNEPYYA
- a CDS encoding uncharacterized protein (COG:S; EggNog:ENOG503P21A), with translation MRCPLLLVPALSASTWAAPAFPKFTAALAPNVQAISDYFNILATKVQENRAAGPAPICDLSKLSLPIEAEPLGQPTPGLYLKHVAIGRGTQNYTCDLSNSTAVPQAFGALATLYNASCVTSAFPDVSAMLTRASLHFDIADNDALQRLAPADLPVSGIHYFTDGTTPFFGLDTPQWHLGEGTFGKNASTAAPLTAAKGKKGEAAVPWLRLAAKGTNTGGLQEVYRLETVGGSAPATCKGMPASFEIQYSTQYWFYASS
- a CDS encoding uncharacterized protein (COG:K; EggNog:ENOG503P1XP), translated to MIRRQTNPLLANLLDRVSQPQQLFSPIRVFDNSNRLLSLHSSQELRLNSKPYFIGNFHQSRGLSKSARERPDRKSTSQKGSLSGKGESLLSSSPTSQLLTRPLSLLSSQNWYTEPPAPATESNHPTVDTSKSGSATMDQNPGYQGFSKGWSNGLNPSAPSFDLNSAEGQAYQQPPAQSDSVPRYRHPNAQSSPDSSPINSQRSHNKKKNKRNRKGQSEGGGTGGEYLNPRQRRKAARGADPNQPPVGGGGGPNQLPNSNLPPKPPPGLSRDMDRAPLPAQSTLPDLLPFAPSAESGGVPVPTEAYLARANIPPAPSPSPHSLLLVIDLNGTLLHRPHSRRSDHYIRRPHAEKFVTYCIDTFSVVIWSSARPENVEKMCRDLLTDDQKQRVLAMWGRDKFGLTAKDYNRKVQVYKRLETVWGDQHINPSGMWHQGNTVLIDDSKEKARSEPHNAVTLPEFTGNKEGRWEGQVLPAVHNYLNELAKTEDVSRLMRVHPFRMPMNREEKPMNGEDEI